In Magnolia sinica isolate HGM2019 chromosome 12, MsV1, whole genome shotgun sequence, a single genomic region encodes these proteins:
- the LOC131220975 gene encoding uncharacterized protein LOC131220975 isoform X1, giving the protein MMQVSEDTAMMIESYRNQAEVLVRNYLLADPFIPYTSIISGIFMCKMVYDLTQLISSFYFKGYHGLTKIQRIEWNNRGISTVHAIFITVMSMYLVFFSNLYSDDRLAGLIVFRSSQLSSFALGVSVGYFIADIGMIFWLYPSLGGMEYVLHHLLSLVAIAYSMLSEEGQLYTYMVLISESTTPGVNLRWYLDTAGMKRSNAYFVNGVMMFFAWLVARVLLFVYLFYHIYLHYNQVEQMHAFGFLLVFVVPALLSIMNLMWFGKIIKGLKKALAKRQ; this is encoded by the exons ATGATGCAGGTTTCTGAGGACACAGCTATGATGATTGAGTCTTATCGCAACCAGGCCGAGGTTCTGGTCAGGAACTACTTACTAGCAGATCCTTTCATCCCATACACTTCCATCATTAGCGGCATTTTCATGTGCAAAATG GTATATGATCTCACTCAATTGATCAGTTCTTTTTACTTCAAGGGCTATCATGGGCTCACCAAAATCCAACGCATTGAGTGGAACAATCG GGGTATTTCTACTGTTCATGCCATTTTTATCACAGTTATGTCTATGTACTTAGTTTTCTTCTCCAATCTCTACTCCGATGATCGACTTGCTGGCCTCATTGTGTTCCGAAGTTCGCAACTCTCTTCCTTTGCATTGGGG GTTTCCGTGGGGTACTTCATTGCAGACATTGGAATGATATTTTGGCTCTATCCTTCTCTAGGCGGAATGGAGTAT GTGCTCCATCATTTGCTTTCTTTAGTTGCGATAGCATATTCCATGTTGTCTGAGGAAGGGCAGCTTTATACATACATGGTTCTCATCTCTGAGTCAACTACTCCAGGAGTCAATTTGAGATG GTATCTTGACACAGCTGGAATGAAAAGATCCAACGCATATTTTGTAAATGGAGTCATGATGTTCTTTGCCTGGTTG GTAGCGAGAGTTCTCTTGTTCGTTTACCTGTTTTATCATATCTATTTGCATTACAATCAG GTGGAGCAGATGCATGCCTTTGGTTTTCTGTTGGTATTCGTGGTCCCTGCCCTGCTGTCGATCATGAATCTGATGTGGTTTGGGAAGATCATCAAGGGTCTGAAGAAAGCATTAGCAAAGAGGCAATGA
- the LOC131220975 gene encoding uncharacterized protein LOC131220975 isoform X3, protein MMQVSEDTAMMIESYRNQAEVLVRNYLLADPFIPYTSIISGIFMCKMGYHGLTKIQRIEWNNRGISTVHAIFITVMSMYLVFFSNLYSDDRLAGLIVFRSSQLSSFALGVSVGYFIADIGMIFWLYPSLGGMEYVLHHLLSLVAIAYSMLSEEGQLYTYMVLISESTTPGVNLRWYLDTAGMKRSNAYFVNGVMMFFAWLVARVLLFVYLFYHIYLHYNQVEQMHAFGFLLVFVVPALLSIMNLMWFGKIIKGLKKALAKRQ, encoded by the exons ATGATGCAGGTTTCTGAGGACACAGCTATGATGATTGAGTCTTATCGCAACCAGGCCGAGGTTCTGGTCAGGAACTACTTACTAGCAGATCCTTTCATCCCATACACTTCCATCATTAGCGGCATTTTCATGTGCAAAATG GGCTATCATGGGCTCACCAAAATCCAACGCATTGAGTGGAACAATCG GGGTATTTCTACTGTTCATGCCATTTTTATCACAGTTATGTCTATGTACTTAGTTTTCTTCTCCAATCTCTACTCCGATGATCGACTTGCTGGCCTCATTGTGTTCCGAAGTTCGCAACTCTCTTCCTTTGCATTGGGG GTTTCCGTGGGGTACTTCATTGCAGACATTGGAATGATATTTTGGCTCTATCCTTCTCTAGGCGGAATGGAGTAT GTGCTCCATCATTTGCTTTCTTTAGTTGCGATAGCATATTCCATGTTGTCTGAGGAAGGGCAGCTTTATACATACATGGTTCTCATCTCTGAGTCAACTACTCCAGGAGTCAATTTGAGATG GTATCTTGACACAGCTGGAATGAAAAGATCCAACGCATATTTTGTAAATGGAGTCATGATGTTCTTTGCCTGGTTG GTAGCGAGAGTTCTCTTGTTCGTTTACCTGTTTTATCATATCTATTTGCATTACAATCAG GTGGAGCAGATGCATGCCTTTGGTTTTCTGTTGGTATTCGTGGTCCCTGCCCTGCTGTCGATCATGAATCTGATGTGGTTTGGGAAGATCATCAAGGGTCTGAAGAAAGCATTAGCAAAGAGGCAATGA
- the LOC131220975 gene encoding uncharacterized protein LOC131220975 isoform X4, translating into MMQVSEDTAMMIESYRNQAEVLVRNYLLADPFIPYTSIISGIFMCKMVYDLTQLISSFYFKGYHGLTKIQRIEWNNRGISTVHAIFITVMSMYLVFFSNLYSDDRLAGLIVFRSSQLSSFALGVLHHLLSLVAIAYSMLSEEGQLYTYMVLISESTTPGVNLRWYLDTAGMKRSNAYFVNGVMMFFAWLVARVLLFVYLFYHIYLHYNQVEQMHAFGFLLVFVVPALLSIMNLMWFGKIIKGLKKALAKRQ; encoded by the exons ATGATGCAGGTTTCTGAGGACACAGCTATGATGATTGAGTCTTATCGCAACCAGGCCGAGGTTCTGGTCAGGAACTACTTACTAGCAGATCCTTTCATCCCATACACTTCCATCATTAGCGGCATTTTCATGTGCAAAATG GTATATGATCTCACTCAATTGATCAGTTCTTTTTACTTCAAGGGCTATCATGGGCTCACCAAAATCCAACGCATTGAGTGGAACAATCG GGGTATTTCTACTGTTCATGCCATTTTTATCACAGTTATGTCTATGTACTTAGTTTTCTTCTCCAATCTCTACTCCGATGATCGACTTGCTGGCCTCATTGTGTTCCGAAGTTCGCAACTCTCTTCCTTTGCATTGGGG GTGCTCCATCATTTGCTTTCTTTAGTTGCGATAGCATATTCCATGTTGTCTGAGGAAGGGCAGCTTTATACATACATGGTTCTCATCTCTGAGTCAACTACTCCAGGAGTCAATTTGAGATG GTATCTTGACACAGCTGGAATGAAAAGATCCAACGCATATTTTGTAAATGGAGTCATGATGTTCTTTGCCTGGTTG GTAGCGAGAGTTCTCTTGTTCGTTTACCTGTTTTATCATATCTATTTGCATTACAATCAG GTGGAGCAGATGCATGCCTTTGGTTTTCTGTTGGTATTCGTGGTCCCTGCCCTGCTGTCGATCATGAATCTGATGTGGTTTGGGAAGATCATCAAGGGTCTGAAGAAAGCATTAGCAAAGAGGCAATGA
- the LOC131220975 gene encoding uncharacterized protein LOC131220975 isoform X2 — MMIESYRNQAEVLVRNYLLADPFIPYTSIISGIFMCKMVYDLTQLISSFYFKGYHGLTKIQRIEWNNRGISTVHAIFITVMSMYLVFFSNLYSDDRLAGLIVFRSSQLSSFALGVSVGYFIADIGMIFWLYPSLGGMEYVLHHLLSLVAIAYSMLSEEGQLYTYMVLISESTTPGVNLRWYLDTAGMKRSNAYFVNGVMMFFAWLVARVLLFVYLFYHIYLHYNQVEQMHAFGFLLVFVVPALLSIMNLMWFGKIIKGLKKALAKRQ; from the exons ATGATGATTGAGTCTTATCGCAACCAGGCCGAGGTTCTGGTCAGGAACTACTTACTAGCAGATCCTTTCATCCCATACACTTCCATCATTAGCGGCATTTTCATGTGCAAAATG GTATATGATCTCACTCAATTGATCAGTTCTTTTTACTTCAAGGGCTATCATGGGCTCACCAAAATCCAACGCATTGAGTGGAACAATCG GGGTATTTCTACTGTTCATGCCATTTTTATCACAGTTATGTCTATGTACTTAGTTTTCTTCTCCAATCTCTACTCCGATGATCGACTTGCTGGCCTCATTGTGTTCCGAAGTTCGCAACTCTCTTCCTTTGCATTGGGG GTTTCCGTGGGGTACTTCATTGCAGACATTGGAATGATATTTTGGCTCTATCCTTCTCTAGGCGGAATGGAGTAT GTGCTCCATCATTTGCTTTCTTTAGTTGCGATAGCATATTCCATGTTGTCTGAGGAAGGGCAGCTTTATACATACATGGTTCTCATCTCTGAGTCAACTACTCCAGGAGTCAATTTGAGATG GTATCTTGACACAGCTGGAATGAAAAGATCCAACGCATATTTTGTAAATGGAGTCATGATGTTCTTTGCCTGGTTG GTAGCGAGAGTTCTCTTGTTCGTTTACCTGTTTTATCATATCTATTTGCATTACAATCAG GTGGAGCAGATGCATGCCTTTGGTTTTCTGTTGGTATTCGTGGTCCCTGCCCTGCTGTCGATCATGAATCTGATGTGGTTTGGGAAGATCATCAAGGGTCTGAAGAAAGCATTAGCAAAGAGGCAATGA